A single window of Pieris rapae chromosome 4, ilPieRapa1.1, whole genome shotgun sequence DNA harbors:
- the LOC110998789 gene encoding 26S proteasome non-ATPase regulatory subunit 11, giving the protein MAGAMLFERSRVSSSNRDEDVRMTDKMVSTGEVPEDDEENIRAKEQGILNLGEKYKKEGKAKELAELIKATRPFLSLISKAKAAKLVRSLVDFFLDLEAGIGIEVQLCKECIEWAKEERRTFLRQSLEARLIALYFDTGMYTDALDLATALLKELKKLDDKNLLLEVLLFESKTFHALSNLPKARASLTSARTTANAIYCPPKMQAALDLQSGILHAADERDFKTAYSYFYEAFEGYDGADSPKALTALKYMLLSKIMLNQADEVGTVSSSKAALKYAGKEIEAMRAVATASFKRSLADFQAALKTYKPELEEDAVVRAHLGALYDTMLEQNLCRIVEPYMRVQVDHVARCIRLPIVQVEKKLSQMILDKKLNGILDQGEGVLIVFDEFPLEKTYETVLETIHHMSKVVDTLYQKAKKLS; this is encoded by the coding sequence atGGCCGGGGCAATGTTATTCGAGAGGTCACGCGTCTCCTCGTCGAACAGAGACGAAGACGTCCGCATGACCGACAAAATGGTTAGCACAGGTGAGGTACCCGAAGATGACGAAGAAAACATAAGAGCTAAAGAACAAGGAATTTTGAATCTTggtgaaaaatataagaaagaaGGGAAGGCTAAGGAGTTGGCGGAACTTATCAAAGCAACGAGGCCTTTTCTTAGCCTTATTAGTAAGGCTAAAGCTGCGAAACTGGTCCGTTCTTTAGTAGATTTTTTCTTGGATTTAGAAGCAGGTATTGGTATTGAAGTGCAGCTTTGTAAAGAATGTATAGAATGGGCCAAGGAGGAGCGCAGAACCTTTCTACGACAGTCCTTGGAAGCGCGACTAATCGCGCTGTATTTTGATACTGGTATGTACACAGACGCTTTGGATTTAGCTACTGCATTGTTGAAAGAGCTTAAGAAGTTAGATGACAAGAATTTGCTTCTAGAAGTACTACTTTTTGAGAGTAAGACGTTCCATGCACTAAGTAACTTGCCTAAAGCTCGAGCTTCGTTGACGTCAGCACGAACAACGGCCAATGCTATCTATTGCCCGCCTAAAATGCAGGCAGCATTAGATCTTCAATCAGGTATCTTACATGCTGCTGATGAGCGCGATTTTAAAACAgcatattcttatttttatgagGCATTTGAAGGCTATGATGGAGCTGATAGCCCTAAGGCCCTTACAGCACTGAAATATATGTTGTTGTCAAAGATTATGCTGAATCAAGCTGATGAAGTTGGTACTGTAAGTAGTAGCAAAGCTGCTCTCAAATATGCAGGAAAGGAAATTGAAGCAATGCGTGCAGTTGCAACTGCTTCTTTCAAGAGATCACTTGCTGACTTCCAGGCTGCCTTAAAGACATACAAACCGGAGTTAGAAGAAGATGCTGTTGTCCGTGCACACCTTGGAGCCCTTTATGACACCATGTTGGAACAAAATCTTTGTCGTATAGTGGAGCCTTATATGCGTGTCCAAGTTGATCATGTTGCACGTTGCATCCGCTTACCTATAGTACAAGTAGAGAAGAAATTGTCTCAAATGATCCTGGATAAAAAGCTTAATGGAATTTTAGACCAAGGGGAGGGTGTTCTGATTGTGTTTGATGAATTCCCCCTGGAGAAAACATATGAAACAGTCTTGGAAACCATTCATCACATGAGCAAAGTTGTGGACACACTATatcaaaaagcaaaaaaattatcatag
- the LOC123689129 gene encoding uncharacterized protein LOC123689129, with the protein MNEQRKVKVFLDKDASDNFLFDISKILIQFYETPVILFTKNDYSDKIFNTLCSLRSALQGESNSQILDIIVDFHLNWLHAINEIDQFSKRLNDLPREEIFQAISYTIDSLGFRLNYYQKYMNKWKPSLSNDLQANLNAEIEIVEEMHTEITKVLLDKLKCFRSYSCDIEFKVKVSSAVEELLNWIDKITDSLAFELSKYINIHVPHLSGDLTKTLQQIIDDLHSSNSESAQRMLEHLKKKGKELGAMIRSTTSHDLEICKVIEKINILEDRISRLELEPTSAARMALENKRDYLEKRLSMLDNLKTTLKSMQQLTEVHLESVPDDELCVCKDFYEFRIFNHDLQPEDREHLVTELCYLWDLAVFGERSHKSIISILSAADIKEEYTDELGTFYIDEHSRKIYKLPDDNILYQPNERNELVPLSDDAEHVFFYDECGRYFRDPKTRQRVYKAYQTASEYMMDSTGILLKVKEERDGITYYYDNCGRYYINSEEKHIYRDEDSVSEYENDGFGNLVRIRSHADMFELCPSDANVTEDFKYLKLNVGKALRECIADVLLHQPADPIEYLSTRLVTYRKNIELREKRACEKEELDIEREIRIAEERAEAERAAREAALQTQGGSEASYDSNLYKYASMHPDDADSFVQSSH; encoded by the coding sequence ATGAATGAACAACGAaaagtaaaagtttttttgGATAAAGACGCAAGTGACAATTTTCTCTTTGATATTTCGAAAATATTGATACAGTTTTATGAAACGCCAGTAATATTGTTTACCAAGAATGATTACTctgacaaaatatttaatactctATGTTCTTTGCGGTCTGCTTTGCAAGGTGAATCGAATTCTCAGATTCTTGATATTATTgttgattttcatttaaattggcTTCATGCTATTAATGAAATAGATCAATTTTCCAAGCGATTAAATGATCTTCCTAGAGAAGAGATTTTTCAGGCGATAAGTTACACAATAGATTCTCTCGGGTTTCGTCTAAactattatcaaaaatatatgaataaatggaAGCCATCGTTATCAAATGACCTACAGGCTAATCTCAACGCTGAAATAGAAATTGTGGAAGAAATGCATACGGAAATCACTAAAGTTCTCCTGGATAAACTTAAATGTTTCAGAAGCTATTCTTGtgatattgaatttaaagttAAGGTCTCTAGTGCTGTAGAAGAATTGTTAAACTGGATTGATAAAATTACTGATAGTCTAGCATTTGAACttagtaaatatatcaatatccATGTACCTCACCTTAGTGGTGATTTAACTAAAACTTTGCAACAAATTATTGATGACTTGCATAGTTCGAATTCAGAAAGTGCTCAACGGATGttagaacatttaaaaaagaaaggtAAAGAACTTGGTGCTATGATTCGATCCACAACTAGCCACGACTTAGAAATATGTAAGgtgattgaaaaaataaatattttggaagACCGTATATCACGGTTAGAACTTGAACCTACATCAGCCGCAAGAATGGCTTTGGAAAACAAAAGAGATTATTTGGAGAAAAGGTTGAGCATGCTTGATAATTTGAAAACTACACTGAAAAGTATGCAGCAGCTAACCGAAGTACACTTAGAGTCTGTACCTGATGATGAGTTATGTGTctgtaaagatttttatgaGTTTAGAATTTTCAATCATGATTTGCAACCAGAAGATCGTGAACATTTGGTTACCGAGTTATGCTACCTTTGGGATTTGGCTGTTTTTGGTGAACGCAGCCATAAatctattatttctattttaagtGCAGCTGATATTAAAGAAGAATATACTGATGAATTAGGCACATTTTACATTGATGAACatagtagaaaaatatataaattaccagaTGATAATATTCTTTACCAACCAAATGAACGAAATGAACTTGTTCCACTAAGTGATGATGCTGAACATGTATTCTTCTATGATGAATGTGGAAGATATTTTAGAGACCCTAAAACAAGGCAGAGGGTCTATAAAGCCTATCAAACCGCTAGTGAGTACATGATGGATAGTacaggtattttattaaaagtgaaAGAAGAACGCGATGGGATAACTTACTATTACGACAACTGTGGTCGCTATTATATTAACAGCGAAGAAAAACACATTTACCGCGATGAAGACTCTGTCAGTGAATATGAAAATGATGGTTTTGGAAACCTAGTGCGCATTCGAAGTCATGCGGATATGTTTGAATTATGTCCCAGCGATGCTAACGTAActgaagattttaaatatttaaaactaaatgttgGCAAAGCTTTACGGGAATGTATTGCTGATGTATTGCTGCATCAACCAGCTGATCCTATTGAGTATTTATCAACTCGTCTTGtaacatatagaaaaaatattgaactaCGCGAAAAACGTGCTTGTGAAAAAGAGGAATTAGATATAGAACGTGAAATAAGAATCGCTGAAGAGCGTGCTGAGGCTGAACGAGCTGCTAGAGAAGCTGCACTACAAACTCAAGGGGGTAGTGAAGCTAGCTATGAttcaaatctttataaatacgCTTCTATGCATCCTGATGATGCAGACTCATTTGTTCAAAGTTCACATTAG